In Nonomuraea sp. NBC_00507, the following are encoded in one genomic region:
- a CDS encoding S1 family peptidase, with amino-acid sequence MNLQRMIRILHITTLSLLMVASSAVLWAGATPAQAVKGASPVADGTYGFVAKVNVGETHSCTGALVSPQWVITATSCFASQGQSVTSGAPRTATTVTVGRTDLSGTSGRVLPVEWIHPHRDRDVVLVKLALRAVGITPAVVGSAVPAAGDALQVVGYGRTAEQWAPNRVHAAPVVAGAVDAGSFGWTGANGSDVSACQGDAGAPVLRTSGGRAELVGLSSGAGQGGCLGAAGDGARGGDAARVDDLASWIRTVAIEPTTSFAQYGGSVTGIGGYDMDDNRDQAVAFDYDHSGKLDHLLLYRPGSQIVFIVKRRTDGTYAPVFSSTTGIGGYDLKDNRDRIIAFDYTGSGKLDHLLLYRPGGQTAWILEHGSGNTFKAVFHSSAGIGEYDLKGAEDQIIAFDYEHSGKLDHLLLYRPGTGMARILRHNGNATFTTVFATADGGIGGYNLKDARDRIIAFDYTSSGKPDHLVLYRPGGQTAWILEHGSGNTFRAVFNSAAGIGGYDLKSTADQIIAYDYEHTGRLDHLLLYRPGGKTAWILRHGAGNSFTAVFHSSTGIGGYDLELAKDRIITFDFTSTGGQSHLFAYRPGDQITYFTGRALPPVRVVPVTVTPVIGPDSIVERFAYPAHFPHEYAGTSGQTDWGTEKAEEKNFELISGNGGIIWVSCSSSPENGVGVLKVFPGLLNGQPVVGEPHLGVMAVCFKVLAPTGWVKLRIPNVFEVQGDSRSPGAGHDVDATVVNVETGTERTKRVERDESEQFGRSDTTTCDASHPDYPENCSETLLELRVVS; translated from the coding sequence GTGAACCTCCAGCGAATGATCCGGATATTACACATCACGACCCTCTCCCTCCTGATGGTCGCCTCCTCAGCGGTGCTCTGGGCAGGGGCGACGCCGGCCCAGGCCGTCAAGGGAGCCAGCCCGGTGGCCGACGGCACGTACGGTTTCGTGGCGAAGGTGAACGTCGGCGAGACGCACAGCTGCACCGGAGCCCTCGTCAGCCCGCAATGGGTGATCACCGCCACCAGTTGTTTCGCCTCCCAAGGGCAGTCCGTCACGAGCGGAGCGCCGAGGACGGCGACGACGGTGACGGTCGGCAGGACGGATCTGTCCGGTACGAGCGGGCGGGTGCTGCCCGTGGAATGGATCCACCCGCACCGCGACCGGGACGTCGTGCTGGTCAAGCTGGCGCTGCGAGCAGTCGGCATCACGCCTGCCGTGGTCGGCTCCGCCGTTCCTGCCGCGGGGGACGCGCTGCAGGTCGTGGGCTATGGACGAACGGCTGAGCAGTGGGCGCCCAACCGGGTGCATGCCGCGCCGGTCGTGGCGGGGGCCGTGGACGCCGGCTCGTTCGGCTGGACCGGGGCGAACGGCAGTGACGTGAGCGCCTGTCAGGGGGACGCGGGCGCGCCGGTGCTGCGCACGAGCGGGGGCCGCGCGGAGCTCGTCGGGCTCAGCTCCGGCGCGGGCCAGGGAGGCTGCCTGGGCGCGGCCGGCGACGGGGCGCGCGGGGGCGATGCGGCGCGGGTGGACGACCTGGCGAGCTGGATCCGCACGGTGGCGATCGAGCCCACCACGTCCTTCGCACAGTACGGCGGCAGCGTGACGGGTATCGGCGGCTATGACATGGATGACAACCGTGATCAGGCGGTGGCCTTCGATTACGACCATTCGGGAAAGCTGGATCACCTGCTGCTCTACCGTCCGGGCTCGCAGATCGTCTTCATCGTCAAGCGGAGGACGGACGGCACCTACGCCCCGGTCTTCTCCTCGACCACTGGTATCGGTGGCTATGACCTGAAGGACAACCGGGACCGCATCATCGCCTTTGACTACACGGGTTCGGGAAAGCTGGACCATCTGCTGCTCTACCGTCCGGGCGGGCAGACGGCCTGGATTCTCGAGCACGGTTCGGGCAACACGTTCAAAGCCGTCTTCCACAGCTCGGCAGGCATCGGCGAATATGACCTGAAGGGCGCCGAGGACCAGATCATCGCCTTCGACTACGAGCATTCGGGGAAGCTGGATCATCTGCTGCTGTACCGGCCGGGGACCGGTATGGCCCGCATTCTCCGGCACAACGGTAATGCCACGTTCACGACGGTCTTCGCCACGGCCGATGGTGGGATCGGCGGGTACAACCTGAAAGATGCCCGGGACCGCATCATCGCCTTCGATTACACGAGTTCAGGTAAGCCAGATCACCTGGTGCTCTATCGTCCGGGCGGGCAGACGGCCTGGATTCTCGAGCACGGTTCGGGCAACACGTTCAGAGCCGTCTTCAACAGCGCGGCGGGCATCGGTGGCTATGACCTGAAGAGCACGGCGGATCAGATCATCGCCTACGACTACGAGCACACGGGCAGGCTGGATCATCTGCTGCTCTACCGTCCGGGCGGAAAGACGGCCTGGATCCTGCGGCATGGCGCGGGCAATTCGTTCACGGCGGTGTTCCACAGCTCGACCGGCATCGGTGGCTATGACCTGGAGCTGGCGAAGGACCGCATCATCACCTTCGACTTCACGAGCACGGGCGGGCAGAGCCATCTGTTCGCCTACCGTCCGGGTGACCAGATCACCTATTTCACGGGACGGGCCCTTCCGCCGGTACGGGTGGTTCCGGTCACCGTGACGCCCGTCATCGGCCCGGACTCCATCGTGGAGAGGTTCGCCTACCCCGCGCACTTCCCGCACGAATACGCGGGCACCTCCGGTCAGACCGATTGGGGTACGGAAAAGGCCGAGGAGAAGAACTTCGAGCTGATCTCCGGGAACGGCGGGATCATCTGGGTCTCGTGCAGCTCGTCCCCGGAGAACGGGGTCGGCGTGCTCAAGGTGTTCCCGGGCCTGCTGAACGGCCAGCCCGTGGTCGGCGAGCCGCACCTCGGGGTGATGGCGGTGTGCTTCAAGGTCCTCGCGCCCACGGGATGGGTGAAGCTCCGGATCCCGAACGTCTTCGAGGTTCAAGGAGACAGCCGCTCGCCGGGCGCCGGCCACGACGTGGACGCGACAGTCGTCAACGTGGAGACCGGAACGGAGCGGACCAAGCGCGTCGAACGGGACGAGAGCGAGCAGTTCGGACGCTCGGATACCACCACCTGTGACGCGAGCCACCCCGATTATCCCGAGAACTGCAGCGAGACCCTCCTGGAGCTGCGGGTCGTCAGCTGA